The following proteins are encoded in a genomic region of Nocardioides renjunii:
- a CDS encoding TetR/AcrR family transcriptional regulator: MAGRPRSFDREAALAVAVREFWRAGFDRTSVATLTAAMGVTPPSLYAAFGDKVRLFDEASTVYFERTREAVERALALPTARDAVAQVLRDTAHAHTGAATPPGCLMLTEPRLDAQREVLRQRLEDRLEQGVRDGDLPPGTDAGHLASFVVAVLRGMSGCARDGGTTEDLLGIAETALAALPAPVGPHDAGASAGE, encoded by the coding sequence ATGGCCGGCCGTCCACGGAGCTTCGATCGGGAGGCAGCGTTGGCGGTCGCCGTCCGGGAGTTCTGGCGAGCGGGCTTCGACCGGACGTCCGTGGCGACGCTGACCGCGGCGATGGGCGTGACGCCTCCGAGCCTCTACGCCGCCTTCGGCGACAAGGTCCGCCTGTTCGACGAGGCGTCGACGGTCTACTTCGAGCGCACCCGCGAGGCGGTCGAGCGCGCCCTCGCGCTGCCGACCGCACGCGACGCGGTCGCCCAGGTCCTCAGGGACACCGCCCATGCCCACACCGGTGCCGCGACTCCTCCCGGGTGCCTCATGCTGACCGAGCCGCGACTCGACGCGCAGCGCGAGGTCCTCCGCCAGCGACTCGAGGACCGCCTGGAGCAGGGAGTGCGGGACGGGGACCTTCCCCCCGGGACCGACGCCGGGCACCTCGCGTCGTTCGTCGTGGCCGTCCTCCGCGGCATGTCCGGCTGCGCCCGCGACGGCGGCACCACCGAGGACCTGCTCGGCATCGCCGAGACGGCACTGGCGGCGCTGCCGGCACCGGTCGGCCCACACGACGCCGGAGCGTCCGCGGGGGAGTGA
- a CDS encoding Type 1 glutamine amidotransferase-like domain-containing protein, translating to MKLLLTSGGVTNPSIHAALAGLLGGPTTEATALCVPTAQWGHPMCGPVSVRNSVTGEPPHGGLAALGWKSLGLLELSALPTVGADRWVPWVREADVLLVDGGDATYLCHWMRESGLADLLPDLTDTVWVGISAGSMVLTPRIGTDFVEWASAPDDRTLGVIDFSIFPHLDVFPENTIADAERWAEGIDGPAYVIDDQTAISVDGEAVEVVSEGSWRLLAP from the coding sequence ATGAAGCTGTTGCTCACGTCCGGCGGGGTGACCAACCCCAGCATCCACGCGGCGCTGGCCGGGCTGCTGGGCGGGCCGACGACCGAGGCCACCGCGCTCTGCGTCCCGACGGCGCAGTGGGGACATCCGATGTGCGGGCCGGTCTCGGTCCGGAACTCCGTGACGGGCGAGCCGCCGCACGGTGGCCTGGCGGCGCTCGGGTGGAAGTCGCTGGGGCTGCTCGAGCTGTCGGCGCTGCCCACGGTCGGCGCTGATCGATGGGTGCCGTGGGTGCGGGAGGCCGACGTGCTGCTGGTCGACGGCGGCGACGCCACCTACCTGTGCCACTGGATGCGCGAGTCCGGCCTGGCCGACCTCCTCCCGGACCTCACCGACACGGTCTGGGTGGGCATCAGCGCCGGCAGCATGGTGCTGACCCCTCGCATCGGCACCGACTTCGTCGAGTGGGCGTCGGCGCCGGACGACCGCACCCTCGGGGTCATCGACTTCTCGATCTTCCCGCACCTCGACGTCTTCCCGGAGAACACGATCGCCGACGCCGAGCGCTGGGCCGAGGGGATCGACGGCCCGGCCTACGTCATCGACGACCAGACGGCGATCAGCGTCGACGGCGAGGCCGTGGAGGTCGTCTCCGAGGGCAGCTGGCGCCTCCTGGCGCCGTAG
- a CDS encoding VOC family protein: MASRPAPFHIAPVIAVTDLDRARSFYEDQLGLEGSPAPGGGWVLAGDHGTVLNLLPDVADAGSASWPVATIRVDDVHATVRTLRERGVSFLGPDDLPFDLDDDLVSVGQDGLAVAWMRDPDGSVLTVFSS; this comes from the coding sequence ATGGCCTCGCGTCCCGCGCCCTTCCACATCGCCCCGGTCATCGCCGTGACCGACCTCGACCGCGCCCGGTCCTTCTACGAGGACCAGCTGGGGCTGGAGGGCAGCCCCGCGCCGGGAGGGGGCTGGGTGCTCGCGGGCGACCACGGCACGGTGCTGAACCTGCTGCCCGACGTCGCGGACGCCGGATCGGCGAGCTGGCCGGTGGCCACCATCCGCGTCGACGACGTCCACGCGACCGTCCGCACCCTGCGTGAGCGCGGCGTGTCGTTCCTCGGTCCCGACGACCTGCCGTTCGACCTCGACGACGACCTCGTCTCGGTCGGCCAGGACGGCCTGGCGGTGGCGTGGATGCGAGACCCCGACGGGTCGGTCCTGACGGTGTTCTCGAGCTAG
- a CDS encoding ArsR/SmtB family transcription factor, which produces MVDNPPPGHELADRMALTTPAQVRAIGHPLRTTILQLLHERAATVTELASALERPKSTVAHHVEVLTREGLLRVVRTRRVRAIEERFYGRTARMFYVSAEPSAAGEQAPTDFNDFEVAARESATAFEQGRLWGFIRHARISEDQASAFWERMAELVAEFDRAPRSGDTVYGFAVGIYPTDHPALPFED; this is translated from the coding sequence ATGGTCGACAACCCGCCGCCCGGCCACGAGCTCGCCGACCGGATGGCGCTGACCACGCCGGCTCAGGTGAGGGCCATCGGGCACCCGCTCCGCACCACGATCCTGCAGCTGCTCCACGAGCGGGCGGCGACCGTCACCGAGCTGGCCTCGGCGCTCGAGCGGCCGAAGAGCACCGTCGCCCACCACGTCGAGGTGCTCACCCGCGAGGGACTGCTCCGGGTGGTGCGGACCCGCCGGGTGCGGGCGATCGAGGAGCGCTTCTACGGACGCACCGCGCGGATGTTCTACGTGTCGGCCGAGCCCTCGGCCGCGGGCGAGCAGGCGCCGACGGACTTCAACGACTTCGAGGTGGCCGCACGCGAGTCCGCGACGGCGTTCGAGCAGGGCAGGCTGTGGGGCTTCATCCGTCACGCCCGCATCTCCGAGGACCAGGCCTCCGCCTTCTGGGAGAGGATGGCCGAGCTGGTCGCCGAGTTCGACCGGGCACCGAGGTCCGGCGACACCGTCTACGGGTTCGCGGTCGGCATCTATCCCACGGACCACCCGGCGCTGCCGTTCGAGGACTGA
- a CDS encoding dienelactone hydrolase family protein: protein MDHSPRRQRMVEVLLHHHIQGLTDGVRAFADELRAAGHTVHTPDLFDGRTFDSIEDGFAYARSAGLDAIRERGAAAADDLGPDLVHAGFSFGVTIAQRLAQTRPGARGALLVYSCLPVSEFGDAWPEGVPVQVHGKEDDEFFDEDLPAARELVASTPAAELFVYPGDQHLFADSSLDAYDSEASALLVQRVLAFLASV from the coding sequence ATGGATCATTCACCGAGGAGACAGCGCATGGTCGAGGTACTGCTGCACCACCACATCCAGGGCCTGACCGACGGGGTCAGGGCGTTCGCCGACGAGCTGCGGGCCGCCGGTCACACCGTGCACACCCCGGACCTGTTCGACGGCCGGACGTTCGACAGCATCGAGGACGGCTTCGCGTACGCCCGCTCCGCCGGTCTCGACGCCATCCGCGAGCGCGGTGCAGCCGCTGCGGACGACCTCGGTCCCGACCTGGTCCACGCCGGGTTCTCCTTCGGGGTGACCATCGCCCAGCGGCTCGCGCAGACCCGTCCCGGTGCGCGTGGCGCCCTGCTCGTCTACTCGTGCCTCCCGGTCTCCGAGTTCGGCGATGCGTGGCCGGAGGGCGTGCCGGTGCAGGTCCACGGCAAGGAGGACGACGAGTTCTTCGACGAGGACCTGCCGGCGGCGCGCGAGCTCGTCGCCTCCACCCCCGCCGCGGAGCTGTTCGTCTACCCCGGCGACCAGCACCTGTTCGCCGACTCCTCGCTCGACGCGTACGACTCCGAGGCGTCGGCGCTGCTGGTGCAGCGCGTGCTCGCGTTCCTCGCGTCCGTCTGA
- a CDS encoding LLM class flavin-dependent oxidoreductase gives MTTRRGLFVAPFDVLADPRVVGDLAAAAEEAGWDGFFVWDHLQYGERVAAVADPWTCCAAIALRTERLVLGPMVTPLARRRPQVLARQAASLAVLSGGRFVLGLGLGDDWVGEFSAFGDEPDPKRRGRMLDEGLEVLTGLLAGERVDHDGEHYVARDVRFRPAPSVPIWLAGRFGNRAPVRRAARHDGFFVIGLDGPDDLDAVTSGLAEHDPPPGFEVVVDLRPEQDVAPWLDRGASWVLTRIGPYDLDLDEARRVIDAGP, from the coding sequence ATGACCACGCGCCGCGGACTCTTCGTCGCCCCGTTCGACGTGCTCGCCGACCCGCGGGTGGTCGGCGACCTGGCTGCCGCCGCGGAGGAGGCCGGCTGGGACGGCTTCTTCGTCTGGGACCACCTGCAGTACGGCGAGCGGGTCGCCGCCGTCGCGGATCCGTGGACCTGCTGCGCCGCCATCGCCCTGCGGACCGAGCGGCTGGTCCTCGGGCCGATGGTGACCCCGCTCGCCAGGCGTCGGCCGCAGGTCCTCGCCCGGCAGGCGGCCAGCCTGGCGGTGCTCTCGGGTGGCCGGTTCGTGCTGGGCCTCGGGCTCGGCGACGACTGGGTCGGGGAGTTCAGCGCCTTCGGCGACGAGCCGGATCCCAAGCGGCGGGGGCGGATGCTCGACGAGGGGCTCGAGGTCCTGACGGGGCTGCTCGCGGGCGAGCGGGTCGACCACGACGGCGAGCACTACGTCGCCCGGGACGTGCGGTTCCGTCCGGCACCGTCCGTGCCGATCTGGCTCGCCGGGCGGTTCGGCAACCGCGCGCCGGTGCGGCGGGCCGCGCGGCACGACGGCTTCTTCGTCATCGGCCTCGACGGTCCGGACGACCTCGACGCGGTCACCTCCGGTCTCGCCGAGCACGACCCGCCGCCCGGCTTCGAGGTGGTGGTCGACCTGCGGCCGGAGCAGGACGTCGCGCCCTGGCTCGACCGGGGCGCGTCGTGGGTGCTCACCCGGATCGGGCCCTACGACCTCGACCTCGACGAGGCACGCCGGGTCATCGACGCTGGTCCGTGA
- a CDS encoding acyl-CoA dehydrogenase family protein has product MDLSLTEDQRAFRDLARDFLEREAVPHRMQWDRDESVDLAIVAKMAELGFFGLTIPEEHGGVGGDYVTYALAMEELGRADSALRGIVSVSSGLVGKSILAHGTEEQKREWLPQLAAATRLGCFGLTEPGTGSDAGNLTSRATRDGSDWVIHGQKLFITNGTWADLALVFARTSDDGPRGVTAFLVPTDTPGFTTREITGKLGLRGQATAELFLDDVRVPASSVLGEVGQGFRIAMGTLDKGRLAVASGCVGIVQGCLEASVAYATERTQFGKPIASFQLVQDLIADMSVDADAARLLAWRCADLIDRGEPHGTAASKAKLFASEAAVRAANNAIQVHGGAGYVDDFPVAKYLRDARVMTLYEGTSQIQKLLIGRAETGISAFT; this is encoded by the coding sequence ATGGACCTCTCCCTCACCGAGGACCAGCGGGCGTTCCGCGACCTGGCCCGCGACTTCCTCGAGCGGGAGGCGGTCCCGCACCGCATGCAGTGGGACCGCGACGAGTCCGTCGACCTGGCCATCGTCGCGAAGATGGCCGAGCTCGGCTTCTTCGGCCTGACCATCCCCGAGGAGCACGGCGGCGTGGGCGGCGACTACGTCACCTACGCGCTGGCCATGGAGGAGCTGGGCCGCGCCGACTCCGCCCTGCGCGGCATCGTGTCGGTGAGCAGCGGGCTGGTCGGCAAGTCGATCCTCGCCCACGGCACCGAGGAGCAGAAGCGGGAGTGGCTGCCGCAGCTCGCCGCCGCGACCCGGCTCGGCTGCTTCGGCCTCACCGAGCCCGGCACCGGCTCGGACGCCGGCAACCTCACCTCGCGCGCGACCCGCGACGGGTCCGACTGGGTCATCCACGGGCAGAAGCTGTTCATCACCAACGGCACCTGGGCCGACCTGGCGCTCGTCTTCGCGCGCACCAGCGACGACGGTCCGCGCGGCGTGACCGCCTTCCTCGTGCCGACCGACACCCCGGGCTTCACCACCCGCGAGATCACCGGCAAGCTCGGCCTGCGCGGCCAGGCGACCGCCGAGCTGTTCCTCGACGACGTACGCGTCCCCGCCTCGTCCGTCCTGGGCGAGGTCGGGCAGGGCTTCAGGATCGCGATGGGCACCCTCGACAAGGGGCGGCTCGCCGTGGCGTCCGGCTGCGTGGGCATCGTGCAGGGCTGCCTCGAGGCCTCGGTCGCGTACGCGACGGAGCGCACGCAGTTCGGCAAGCCGATCGCGTCATTCCAGCTCGTGCAGGACCTCATCGCCGACATGTCGGTCGACGCCGACGCCGCGCGGCTGCTCGCCTGGCGCTGCGCCGACCTCATCGACCGGGGCGAGCCCCACGGCACGGCCGCGTCCAAGGCCAAGCTCTTCGCCTCGGAGGCCGCCGTCCGCGCGGCGAACAACGCCATCCAGGTGCACGGCGGCGCCGGGTACGTCGACGACTTCCCGGTCGCGAAGTACCTCCGTGACGCCCGGGTGATGACCCTCTACGAGGGCACGTCGCAGATCCAGAAGCTCCTCATCGGGCGGGCCGAGACCGGGATCAGCGCCTTCACGTGA
- a CDS encoding acyl-CoA dehydrogenase family protein, with amino-acid sequence MDFTYDDEQLALRDAVRGLLATAYADHEARRRAVAEDPGFDRALWGRLAEMGVLGLPFSEDDGGVGAGPVEIGVVCRELGRVLAPEPYLSGVVHAGGLVAAVGSPEQKADLLGRLSAGELVLAAADASPGARWTSRADGVRATVSGDVWTLDGVADPVMGGEGADVLVVTAALPDDGGTGVFIVDAGAVTRTGYAAADLTRAASITFDGSAATPLGEPGRDLSPSVATISDLTRIMGANQALGVMQSQVRATTDYLRSRRQFGVTLNTFQALTFRAADMYVSLELAHSMVDWATMTIAGGDPDAVAVAADRVGLHVSRAARHIGQEAIQLHGGIGMTAEYAVGVGTAHLTVLEQWLGNHTHHLSRLAGRVDDHELVEAV; translated from the coding sequence ATGGACTTCACCTACGACGACGAGCAGCTCGCCCTCCGCGACGCCGTCCGCGGCCTGCTCGCGACGGCGTACGCCGACCACGAGGCGCGGCGTCGCGCCGTGGCCGAGGACCCCGGGTTCGACCGCGCGCTCTGGGGCCGGCTCGCCGAGATGGGCGTCCTCGGGCTGCCCTTCAGCGAGGACGACGGCGGTGTCGGCGCAGGCCCGGTCGAGATCGGGGTCGTGTGCCGGGAGCTCGGGCGGGTGCTGGCACCCGAGCCCTACCTCTCCGGCGTGGTGCACGCCGGAGGGCTCGTCGCGGCCGTCGGCTCCCCCGAGCAGAAGGCCGACCTGCTGGGCCGGCTGAGCGCCGGCGAGCTCGTCCTCGCCGCCGCCGACGCCTCGCCCGGCGCGCGCTGGACCTCGCGGGCGGACGGCGTACGAGCCACCGTCTCCGGCGACGTCTGGACCCTCGATGGCGTGGCCGACCCAGTGATGGGCGGCGAGGGGGCCGACGTCCTCGTGGTGACCGCAGCGCTGCCCGACGACGGCGGCACGGGCGTGTTCATCGTCGACGCCGGAGCGGTCACGCGGACCGGCTACGCAGCCGCCGACCTCACCCGGGCGGCGAGCATCACCTTCGACGGCAGCGCCGCGACCCCGCTCGGCGAGCCGGGCCGCGACCTCTCCCCCAGCGTCGCCACGATCAGCGACCTCACCCGGATCATGGGGGCCAACCAGGCGCTCGGCGTGATGCAGAGCCAGGTGCGCGCGACGACCGACTACCTGAGGTCGCGCAGGCAGTTCGGGGTCACCCTCAACACGTTCCAGGCGCTCACCTTCCGCGCCGCCGACATGTACGTCTCGCTCGAGCTGGCGCACAGCATGGTCGACTGGGCGACGATGACCATCGCCGGCGGCGACCCGGACGCGGTGGCGGTCGCCGCCGACCGCGTCGGCCTCCACGTCTCGCGCGCGGCCCGCCACATCGGCCAGGAGGCGATCCAGCTCCACGGCGGGATCGGTATGACGGCGGAGTACGCCGTCGGGGTCGGCACCGCGCACCTGACCGTCCTCGAGCAGTGGCTGGGCAACCACACCCACCACCTGTCCCGGCTCGCCGGGCGGGTCGACGACCACGAGCTGGTCGAAGCCGTCTGA